The Urbifossiella limnaea nucleotide sequence TGTACCCCCTGCGGGTGAACGCTGCGGAACGAGTACAGACCCCGGTTCCACCAGGCGTCCCCGGTCGGGGCGACGGCCGGCTCGTCGGCCGTGTTCAACGGGGTGTTGGTCCACGTCCAGGACACGAACGGGTGGCCGTTGTGCCAGAACGTCCGCCCCGTCCGCGGCTGCCCGGCGTTCGGGCCGGACGTGTAGGTCCACCCGCGGATGGTCCAGTGCATCTCCCCGGCCAGCAGGGTGTTCGAGGTGCCGTCGGGTACCCCGGTCAGCGTCACCTTCCCGTGGATGGCCGGGACGATCATCCCGTCCGCCCGGGAGGCGTACAGGTGAACGGCCGGGTCCACCACCCGGTTGCCGGCGCAAAAGCCGTAGCTGCTCCACCCGGGGCCGGGGTCCGGGGACGGGGCCGGCATGGCCGGGGCGATGAACGTCTTCACCGGCTGCTGGGTGAGGGTCAGGTTGCTCCACCCGTCCGGCCCGGGGGTGGGGTCGGAGGAGGACAGGCCGGGCTGCCACCGCTTCGAGACGGCCTCCTGCTCGAGGTGCGGCAGGATGTCGGTGAAGGCGCTGTACAACCGGGCGTTGGTGGCGCTGCTCGACCCGCTGCCGCCCGCGGCCTCGGCGTAGTTCGCCGAGGGGAAGCGGTTGTTCGCGTCGTGGAACATGTGGGCGGCCAGCCCGATCTGCTTGAGGTTGTTCAGCGACTGGGTGCGGGCGGCGGCCTCGCGGACCTTCTGCACGGCGGGCAGGAGCAGCCCGATGAGGATCGCGATGATGGCGATCACCACCAGCAGCTCGATCAGGGTGAACCCGCGGGTACGAACACGACGCATGGGGGCAGCCCTCCGGTTCCGGGGAACGGGGTCAGGCGAGCCGCGTTGCGACGGAGGGTGAGCCGCCCGGTGAGGGGCCGCGTCCCGAACGTTGGCGGAGCGTACTCGGCGGGCGGGTACTGCAGTTCAACCGCGGCACCCGGCCTTGTTGCAGATGAGACACAATCTCAACAAGACGCCTTTACCTTAGCCGGCGTCGGGATACAGTCAAGAACCAGTGGCGAAAAAATCGCACCGGATCGCTCCCAGATCGGGGAGCCGGTGTGGAAAAGCCGCTTCTGCTGATACCGCGTCTCACCCACGGGTGGCCCATGCCCGATTCGCACGACGACGACCGCGCCGACATCCCCGCCGACGGCGAGCCCTCGCGCGTGCTCCGGGCCGCGGAATTGTTCGGCGACAGGCGCGAGGTGTGGATCGAGTTGGACGGCGTCCGCTACCGACTGCGGATCACGCGACGGGGTAAGCTGATTCTTCAGAAGTAGCGAGGTCGACGGCCGGGCCCGGCCGTTCTCGGGATTGCCCCGCTTCTCCCACCCCTTCACCCTTTCACCCCTTCACCGGTTCCCGCCCTGCCCGTCGTGCCGGTCGCGCCGGGTTTGACCAAAGTTCGGGGTTTCGCGGTGCCGAAACCTGTAGCGACGCGACCGGCCGCACGAACTCTGTTCGCAGGGATCGCCCCCGCCCGGGGTACCGGTCCCCGGGGGTGCGACGACGCTGGGGGGAACCATGAAACGGACCACGACCACGCTGGCGCTGTTGGCCGGGTTCGGCGGCGGGTGTACCACCCCCGACCGGGCCGAGAACCCGTCCGGGAAGTTCGGGGCCGTCACCCGGCCCGCCACCATCCCGGGCGTCCAGGGGCCGGGCGGTGAGCCGGTCACGATGACCACCGCCCGCGGGGCGGCGCCGACCTCCGAGAAGAAGACGATGCTGTCCGCCGTGATGCCGGCCGGCGGCAAGTCCGCCGGCGGCAAGGTCGTGCAGGCCAACCTGCCCGGCGGCCTGTACACCGACGGCGGCGTGAAGCAGGTCAACGGTTTCGGTGGCGGCGGCCCGGGCGTCCCGCCGGTCGGCGGCATCCTCCCCGTGCCGGGGATGGGGCCGCCCGGAGCCGTCGCCGCGGTCGGGGCGATGGTGCCCCCGTTCCGGGCGCCGGCCACGAACGCCCGCACCTCGGTCCGGTTCACCGGCCCGCAGGGGATGCGAATCACGTGGCAGCTGCCGACCGGCGGGTTCAACGACGAGGGCAGCGGGCTGACCGCCCCGAAGGAGTACAACTTCGTCCAGGGGCAGGTGTACCGCCTGCGGCTGACGAACATCATGCCGAACTTCCCGGGCCGGGTGTTCTACCCGACGCTGGAGATCGCCCCGGCTACGCCGCGGACGCTGACGTTCCTGGCCCACGCCTCGGTGCCGCTGACGTTCAGCGACGAGGACTTCCGCCAGGCCGCCGACGGCAACCTCGTCGTGAAGGTGGTCTACCTGCCGGACCCGACGTTCCAGGACTTCGCGGCCGTCGGCGGGATCGAGGAGATCGTCTCCACCCGCCTGGAGCCGGGGGCCGACCCGGTGGCCGAGGCCCAGCGCCGCGGCACCATCCTGGCCGTGATCCGGCTCGGCAACATCGACCTGGAGAACCGCAGCTCGCCGGCGATGACCGCGCCGCCGGGCAGCATGATCCCGCCGGTCCCGGGCGTGGGCGGCGGCCCGATGCCGGTCCCGACCGTGCCCCCGCCGACGGGCGCGCTGCCTGGCGGCCCCGGCGCTCTGCCGATGTCGGTCCAGCCGCGGCCGGCGGCGCGCTAAGCGTTGTGGGCGAAGCCCGCCCGCGGCAGCGGGTGGGCGTTCAACCAGAAGCCCGCGGACCGGCGTCCGTGGGCTTTTTTCGCAGGGGTTCGCCATGAACGTCGGTCTGCTCACGCTGGTCGGGTCGCTCGCCGTCGGGCAGCAGCCGCTGCCGCAGCCTGCGCCCGCCGTGCCGGTGATGGCCGCGCCGCAGCCGGGGAGCGGCCTGCCGGTGCCGGCGCCGCTGCTGGCGGCGCGGGTCATCGCCCCGGCGGGCGTCCGCGTCACGGCCAACCCCGGCACCGGCTTCGCCCGGATGCACGACGCGCCGGCCGTGTTCGGCTTCCGCCCCGGGTACGTCTACCGGCTGGAGCTGTCGAACCTGCCGTACCAGCCGGGCCGCGTGCTGTACCCCGAGGTCGAGGTGCGCGGCGTGCTCGTGCCGCGGGCCGGGATGCGGTACATGGACTGGCCCGCGCCGCTGCTGTTTACCCAGGCCGACCTCGACCGCGCCCTCGCCGGCGGCGTCGTGGTCAAGGCCGTGTATCTGGAAGACCCCGAGAAGGCGATCCCGACCGAATTCGGGCTGATGAACCCGGTCGAAATTCCCTCCGGCTCCGAGGAGGAGGTGGTGAACGAGGCCATCGCCAACGGCCGCCTCGTCGCCATCGTCCGGCTCGGCTCCAAGTCCCCGACCGCCGCCGAGCTTCAGGCTTCGGCCGTGGACGGCACCGTACTCGCGCCGGGCGAGCGGCACCTGCGGGCGCCGGCGGCGCCGCCGCAGCTGCCGTTCGCGGTGGCCCGCTTCTTCGACCCCATCGCCGGGCCGCGCGGCCCGGTGGGCGAGTGCTTCATCGACGGCGGCGACCGCCTCGCCCCGCTCGGCATCGGCCCGGCGGGCCGGCTCGGCGGCCTGAACCCGACCGACGTGGGCGTCGAGTACACGATCGACGGCAAGCGGCGCGTCACCACGTCGAACGTGGTGTGCCTGTGCGTGCCGCGGTTCGTGATCCAGCGCACGGAGATCGGGCCGAACGCCCTGGACGTGCCGTTCTCGCTCGCGGTCAACCACAACCTCGTGGCCCCGCAGGCCTTCCGCGAGCGGCAGGCGGCGATGGCCGAGGTCGGCCGCGAGCGGCCGGGTGCGGTGCAGGGCCGGTCGCGGCCGATGGGCTACGTCGGCCTCACCGGCGTGGGCTTCTTCGTCGGCGGCACGCGGCCGGCGATCGTGGGTCAGGTGGACGGCGTGGCCGTGACCGGTGCGGTGGTCGAGCCCGAGGTGCTGACGTGGTATCCGGGTTGCCCGCTGACCGTGTCGAAGGTGATCGACGCCGACGGCGAGGTGCGCTCGGGCTCGGTGGTGACGATCACGCTCCGGTACGTCAACAGCGGCAGCCGGCCGGTGTCGGACGTGGTGGTGAGCGACAGCCTCAGCGGCCGGCTGGAATTCGTGCCGGGTTCGGCGGAGTCGGACCGGGCGGCGAACTTCTCCGCGGGCGAGAACGAGGCGGGGTCGTCGGTGGTGCGCTGGGAGCTGCCCGGCGTGCTGCTGCCGGGGCAGGGCGGTACCGTTCGCTTCCGGGCGAAGGTGCGGTAGTAAGTGCGGCCGGCGAGCGGCCCGCGTGAGCGGGCTGTTCCTGAGCACGTCAACGCGCTCAGGAACAGCCCGCTCACGCGGGCCGCTCGCTCGCGCTCCCGTTCAGGTAGCGCACCTTCACGTCCGGCCCCGCGATGTGGCGGGCCAGGTGCCGCGGCAGGTGGCAGCGGATGACCACCTCGTTCGACTCGTCGTGGAACTCCTGCCGGTAAATCTCCGCGTGGGCGTTCAGGAACGCCAGCACCCGCCCGTTCCCGGCCGTCGTCACCACTTCCGCCTCGGCGAAGTCGGCCGCCAGCGACGCCATCACCGCGTCTTCCAGCTCGGGGATGCCGGCCCCGGTCAGGCCGCTCACCGTCACCGCCTTCGGGTGCTGGGCCGTCAGCAGGTGCAGCCGCGAGTGGTCGGCCACGGCGTCCACCTTGTTCAGCACCAGGATCGTCGGCTTGTCGCCGCACCCGAGCTCGGACAGGACGCTGTTCACCGCCTTGATGTGGTCCTCCGCGTGCGGGTTGCTCGCGTCCACGACGTGCAGCAGCAGCTTGGCGTGCCGCGCCTCGGAGAGCGTGGCGCGGAACGACGCCACGAGGTGGTGCGGCAGGTCGCGGATGAACCCGACCGTGTCCGACAGCAGCACCCGCCCCCAGTCGCGGATGCGCCACTGGCGGGTGCGCGTGTCGAGCGTCGAGAAGAGCTTGTTCTCGACGTACACGTCCGCCTTGGTCAGCGCGTTCATCAGCCGCGACTTGCCGGCGTTCGTGTACCCGACCAGCGACACGGTGTGCTCGGAGCTGCGGCTGGCCACCTCGCGGTCCTTGCGGGCCTGCACCTCGGCGAGGCGGTCCTTCAGGTCGCGGATGCGGCCGCCGACGAGCCGGCGGTCCACTTCGAGCTGCGTCTCGCCGGGGCCGCGCAGGCCAATGCCGCCGCCCTTCTGGCGCGACAGGTGGGTCCACATCTGCTTGAGCCGCGGCAGCGAGTACTCGAGCTGCGCGAGTTCGACCTGCAACCGCGCCTCGACCGTCTGCGCGCGGGTGGCGAAGATGTCGAGGATGACCTCGCTGCGGTCCAGCACCTTGACCCCGAGCGCCTGCTCCAGGTTGCGGGCCTGCGCGGGCGACAGGTCGTTGTCGAACACGACCACGTCGGCGTCCGTTTGCTCGACCAGCTCCTGGAGCTCCTCCACCTTCCCCTTGCCGACGTAGGTGCCCAGCTGCACCTCCTGCCGCTTCTGCGTCAGTTCGCCGACGACGGTGGCGCCGGCGGTCGTCGCCAGCCCGCGGATCTCGTCGCAGGGGTCGTTGGTTGTCCACGGCCGGGCCGGGAGCGCCACGCTGACCAGCACCGCCTTCTCGCTGGAAACCGAGAACTCGGCGCGGTTCGTCTCGAATGCCTTGCTGATAGTCGCACCTCCGCGGGAATCACCTATTGTAGAGGGGCCGCGCCCCCCGGCGGAAGCACCGGACACGCGGTTTTTTCACCGGGTTCGGCCCGCCACAGCAGTTTCACCCCGGCCCACGCCCACAGCAGCACGATCAGGTACGTGTCCCACGGGTAGTCGAGGTTCGCCACCAGCTCGAACGTCGCCGGGCCGACCGTGCCGTCGGGCTTCGTCCGCGACCAGCCGCCGACGAAGGCCGTGGCCTTGAGGTCGTACGGGATCAGCACGTTCTCCAGGGCGTACAGCCCGAACAGCACCGTGAGCGCGAAGGAGTTCACGTAGCCGAGGGCGCGGGTGTCGTCGGCGGCGGGTGGGGGTACGTCGGGTGGCGTGACCGGCGGCGAGACGCGCATCCGCACGACGCGCGTCCGCAGCAGCCGCCCCGGCTCGCCGGCGAGGGCGGCGAAGCCCATCAGCGCCAGGAGCACGTCGTAGTACATGAACCGGTAGCACGTCAGGAACGCGCCCCAGAACAGGAACGCCGCCCCGAGCCCGACCGCCCGGCGGCCGCCGCGCCACAGGCCGATCGCCACCGTCGGCACGAACACCGCCCCCCACAGCCCCCAGGCCAGCAGCGCGGCGAAGCGCGTCTCGCGCTCGGCCTCTGGCTTCGAGAAGTCGTGCAGGTAGCGGCGCGGGATGCCCTGTAAATCCCGGCTCAAATGGATCCACGACTCGTTCACGTTGTACAGGGCCGCGGCCTCGCGCCCGACCGCGAGCCAGTCGAACCACGCCTGCACGCCGACGACCGGGAACGTCGCCACGCCGAGCGCCACGCCGGTGCCGACCATCGCCCCGAGGAACCGCCACCGGCGCTGGAGCAGCGGCACCAGGAAGAACGCCAACGCCCACACCGGCTTGAACGCGAACAGCCCCCACACCACGCCGCCGGCGGCGTCGCGCCCGCGGCTCGCCAGCACCCAGCCCCACACGGCGATGGACAGCGTGAGCGTCGGGTTCTGGCCGAGTTCCAGCGACGGCCCGCACCCGGGGAAGAGCAGCACCGCCGCGGTGCAACCGGACCACCACACGCGCCACCGGCTGAGCGCCGACAGCCCGAGCCCGGCCAGGAACGCGAACCCGAGCGCGACGCACTGGAAGACGTGGCACGCCACCCGCGGCGAGTCGATCAGCCCGAGCGGGGCGTAGAAGAGCCCGTGGACCGGCGGGTACAGCGGCCCGCCGATCGCGGGCTCGCTCACGGCCGCGACGACTTCGGGCGTCACCGCTTCGTGCGCGGCGACACCGTGCGCGAGGGCGGCGAGCGGGTTGCCGGTCAAGTCGGCTGCGAGGGGGAGGGCGGCGGCGCCGCCGACGGTCTTCCACTCGGCCGGGTCGGCGCCCATGAACGTCCACATCAGCCCGTCGGCGTCGTGGCCGGTGTCGTCGGCGGTGCGGGCGAACCGCCACTGGTCTGGCGACTGGAGCGAGTCCTCGCGCTGGGCGGGCGTTTCTTCCGACACCGGGTAGCCGGCGCGGACGACTTGCCACTGCACCTGCCGGTGGTAGAGCTGGCGGCCGTGGCCGAGGGCGATCATGCGGCCCATCACCCACTGGCCGCCGAAGTCGATTTGCGTGTGCGTCAGCGGGTCGGAGAACGGGCGGCGGACGCCGTCGGGCGTGTCCGGCGTGTTGGCCAGCCACGAGCGGGCGGTGTGGTAGCGGTTGAAGGCGATGGCCAGGACGACGGCCCAGGCGACGGCGCGGGGGACCCACCCGCCCGCGGCCCAGCCCCAGACCCGCCGCGGGATCCCCTCACTCACGCCGGCCCTCCGTTCGCACCTCGAACAACGTGCGGGGCCGACCGTGCCGGGTCAAGAGGCGAGCCGGAGAGGCGCGGCGGCCGGCGGCAGCTCCAGGCGGCCGGACTCGGCCCACGCCTCCGCGGCGGCGTTCAGCCGGTCCATCTCGGCCTGGATGAGCAGCCGGTACGGCTCCAGCTGCCCCGCCTTCAGCCCCGGCGGCACCACGATCCCCGCGCCGATGACGCACCGCGCCGCGGTGAACGGCCGGGGTACGGCGAACCGGTCCCAGCTGCCGAGCCGCCACGGCCGGCGGTAGCCGACGCCGACGCACGACACCGTCATCCCCGTCCGCGACGCGACGTAGACGAGCCCGTGCTGCACGACGCGCCGCGGCCCGCGCGGCCCGTCCGGCGTCACGGCCACGTGGCGGAACGGGGCGTTCACGTCTACGAGTTTCCGCACCGCCTCGACTCCCCCGCGCGTGGTCGAGCCGCAGATCATCCCCATGCCGAGCGACGTGATGAGGCTGCCGAGCAACTGCCCGTCGCGGTGCTGGCTGACGAGCACGGCCATCGACGGCCGGCCGAAGTGGACGGTGGGGAAGAGCAGGTTCTCGTGCCAGATCGAGTAGATGACCCGGCCGCCGGGCGGGACGTGGTCCGGGTGGCTCGCCGGGTCGATCGCCTGGGTGCGGGCGCGGAGCGTGCGGACGAGCCCGCGGGTGGCGCGGGTGGCGGCCCAGCCGACGGCCGCGAGCAGGCGCGGGTTGCGGATCTTCATGGCGTCCTGCCGGCGTCGCTACCCCGGCCACTCGCCCGAGAACACCTCGGTCGCGGGGCCGGTCATGTACACGTGGTTGTCGGCTTCCGACCACTCCAGTTCCAGGTCGCCGCCGGGCAAGTGGGCCAGCAGCGTCCGGCCGGTGCGGCCCGTCAGCACGCCGGCGACGCACACCGCACACGCCCCGGTGCCGCACGCCAGCGTGATGCCGCTGCCGCGCTCCCACGTCCGCATCGTGATCTCGCCGGGCGAGTGCACCTTCACGAAGTGCGCGTTCACCCGCCGCGGGAACTCGGGGGCGTGCTCGACCTTCGGCCCCAGCTCGGCCACCAAATCGCGCTCGCCGGCGCGGAAGTACTCGTCGCCGACATACACGACAGCGTGCGGGTTCCCCATCGACACGCACGTCGCCGCGAACGTCACGCCGCCGACGGTCAGCGGCGCGTCCACCGGCGGGTCGCCCGGGAGCGTCGTCGGGATGTCGGCCGACTTCAGGATCGGCTCGCCCATGTTCACGCGGACGCGGCTCACCGTCTCACCCGTCACCTCGACGTCGAGCGTCAGCACTCCGCGGCCGGTCTCGATGAGTAGCCGCGGCTTGCGGGCGATGCCGTGGTCGTACACGTACTTGGCGACGCAGCGAACGCCGTTGCCGCACATCTCGGACTCGGACCCGTCGGCGTTGAACATCCGCATCCGGGCGTCGGCGCGCTCGCTCGGGCAGATCAGGATGAGCCCGTCGGAGCCGATGCCGAAGTGCCGGTCGCTGACGGCACGGGCCAGCGCCGCGGGGTCGGCCGGCGGCCGCTGACGGACGCAGTCGAGGTACACGTAATCGTTGCCGATCCCGTGCATCTTGGTGAACCGCATGGCTGCTCCCGGGTGAGTGGCGGAATTGTACCATCCCGGCCCGGGGCGTGAAGCCCGACCTACAATGGCCGGACCCCAAGGAACCCGCCGTGCTCGTCTACGAATCGACCGAACAACTCCTCGCCGAGCCGCCGGCCCGGCGCTACCTCCACACCATCCTCCTCACCGCGCTGCGCGACAAGGCCGAGCGCGTCGAGGTGCGCTTCATGGAGGGCGAGGGGGCGCTCTACTACCGCGTTAAGGGGAGCGATTGGGAGCTGACGCCGCCGCCGGACGACCTGTACCCGCAGCTCAAGGACGCCGTCCGCGAGGCGGCGCGGCTCGTGCAGCCGGACCGGCCCGACACGACCATCCTGTTCGGCGTGCCGGACGCCCGGTTCGAGCCGATGGAGGTCGGCTGGCTGACGTACCAGCTCGGCGGCTACTGGGTGGACATCGTGGCGCGGATCGACCCGCGCGAGCCCTACGGCTACATCCGCCTCGACATCGACGACCCCGAGGAGTTCGCCGACGCCGCCGGCGACGCGCTCGAAGCCTACGCCGCGACGCTGACGGGTGAGGAAGAACCGGCCGAGCCCGCCTCGTAAGCCGCGGGCCGGTCGCCGCAGGTCAGTGGCCGTCACGGTCCGGGTGGTTCAGGTCACCCGCTCCCGCCGGGGCGGGTTCCGCCTTCCACGGCGGGCCGTGCGTGCCGTTCGCACCGGTACCGTTCGGCGAGTTCGCGTGCAACACCTTCGCGGGCACGTCGGCCGGCTTCGGCTCACCCGGCGTCCTCGGCGGGCCGCTGATCCACTCGCTGATCGTCTGGATCACCAGGTAGAAGATCGGCACGAAGAACACGGCCAGCACCGTCGCCGTGACCATGCCGCCGAACACGGCCGTGCCCAGCGCCTGCCGGCTCGCCGCCCCGGCCCCGGTCGCCCGCACCAGCGGCACCACGCCGAGGATGAACGCGATCGAGGTCATCAGGATCGGCCGGAACCGCAGCCGGCTCGCCTCCACCGCCGCCTCGCGGATCGACCGCCCGGCCAGCCGCAACTCCCGCGCGAACTCCACGATCAGGATCGCATTCTTCGACGCCAGCGCGATGATGAGCACCACGCCGATCTGCGTGTAGATGTTGTTCTCCAGGCCGCGGTACCACACCGCCGCGACCACGCCGAGCAGCCCGAGCGGCACGACGAGGATCACCGCGAACGGCAGCAGCCAGCTCTCGTACTGCGCCGCCAGCACCAGGTACACCAGCAGCACGGCCAGCCCGAAAATCATGACGGCTTCCGGGACTGCCAGCCCGAACACGGTGTACGCCCCGCCGCTGACGCGCCGCTCCTGGTACGCGATCGACGTCCACTCGAACCCCATGGACTTCGGCAGCACCTCCTTCGCCACCTCCTCCATCGCCTCGAGCGCCTGCCCGGAACTCGCCCCCGGCGCCGTCGCCCCCGAGATCGTCGCCGACGGGTACAGGTTGTACCGGGCGATGGCCGGCGGCCCCACCTTCGGCTCCACGGTCAACAGCGTCCCGAGTGGCACCCGCTTGCCGTCGCGGTTGCGAACCTCCAGCCGGCGGATCACCTCGGCGTCGGCGCGGAACTCGGGCTGCGCCTGCACCCGCACCTGGTACGTCCGCCCGAACTTGTTGAAGTCGTTCACGTACACCGAACCCAGGTTCGTTTGCAGCGTCGAGAACACGTCGCTGATCAGCACGCCGAGTTGCTCGGACTTGGCGCGGTCGATCTCCAGGTAGATCTGCGGCACGCCGGCCCGGAACGTCGTGCGAATGGCCGGCGGCGGGGCGATCTCGGGCCGCGTCTTCGCCGCCGTGTCGATCACCGCCTGCGTCCGCTCTTGAAGGACGTCGAGCCCCACCCCCTCCTTGTCCTCGATCTTCAACTCGAAGCCGCCGGCGAAGCCGAGCCCCTGGATCGACGGCGGCACGATCACGAAGATGTTCGCCTCGCGGAACGCGAACAACTCGCCCTGCAGCTCCTTCACCAGCGCCGCCTGCGAGGTCTCGGGCGTCGTCCGCTTCGCCCAGTCGCTCCAGGCGACGAACGCCGTCGCGCCGTTCGGGGCGTTCACGCCGTCGAGCAGCGACAGCCCGCCGATGGTGAACCAGTTCTCGACGACGCCCCGGTCCTTGTACTTGGCGAACACCTTGTTCATCTTGTCGGTCACGGCCTTCGTGCGGTCCAGCGACGCCGAGTCGGGCAGCTGCACGGCGATGACCGCGTAGCCCTCGTCCTCCGTCGGCAGGAAGCCGGTCGGGATCGTGGTGTACCACCAGCCCGTGAACCCGACGATGCCGACGAACGCGGCCAGCACCAGCGGCCACACGGTCAGCAGCAGGCCCACCGACCAGGAGTACAGGCGCTCCACCGGCTTGTAGAAGAAGTCGAACCCGCGGGTGAACCAGTTCTTGCCGGCGTGCGGCTTGAGCCAGGCGGCGCACTGCGCCGGCTTGAGCGTCAGCGCGTTCACCGCACTGATGATGGCCGTGGCCGCGATGGTGAGCGCGAACTGGCGGTACATCTGGCCGGTGATGCCGCCCATGAACGCCGTCGGGATGAACACCGCCATCAGCACCACGGTGATGGCGATGACCGGCCCGGTCACCTCGCCCATCGCCTTGATCGTCGCCTCGCGCGGCGCCGTGCCGTGCTCGATGTGGTGGCTGGCGTTCTCGACGATGACGATTGCGTCGTCCACGACGATGCCGATGGCGAGGATCAGCCCGAACAGCGTCAGCAGGTTCACCGAGAAGTCGAACAGCCACAGGAAGACGAACGCGCCGATGATGGTCACGGGCACCGTGGTGGCCGGCACCAGCAGCGCCCGCCAGCTCTGGAGGAACACGAGGATCACGATCAGCACCAGCACGCCGGCCTCGATCAGCGTGCGGTACACGTTGGTGATGGCCCGGTCCACGAACTTGGTCGTGTCGAACGGGATGTCGTACTCCATGCCGTCGGGGAGCGTCGGCTTGATCCGCTCCATCGCCTCGCGGACGCGGGTCGCCACGTCGAGCGCGTTCGACCCCGGCAGCTGGTAGATGAGAATGTTGCTCGCTTCGAGCGAGCTGCGTTCGGTGTACGAGTCGTACGTCTGCGCCCCGAGCTCGACCTTGGCCACGTCGCGGAGGTAGACGGTGCGGCCTTCCGCGCCGGCCTTCACGATGACTTCTTCGAACTGCTTCACGTCGGTGAGTCGGCCCATCGTGGTGACGGTGAGCTGGAACGCCTGCCCGGACGGGTTCGGCGGCTGCCCCACCTGCCCGGCCGCGACCTGCACGTTGTGTCTGGCCAGCGCCCCGACAACCTCGTTCGTCGTGATTTGGCGCGCGGCCAGCTTGTCCGGATCGACCCACACCCGCATGGCGTAGGAGCCGACGCCCTTCGCCAGCACGTCGCCGACGCCGTCGACGCGGGACAGCTCGTCGCGGAGGCGGAGGTTGGCATAGTTCGACAGGAACAGGCCGTCGAAGGTGCCGTCTTTCGACGTGAGCGACACGACGAGCAGAATGCTCGGCGACTGCTTCTTGACGGTGACGCCCTGCCGCCGCACTTCCTCGGGTAGCCGCGGCTCGGCGACGCGGAGGCGGTTCTGCACGAGCACCTGGGCGTCGTCCAGGTTGGTGCCGATCTCGAACGTGATGGTCAGCTGGTACGACCCGTCGGCGCTGGACGTGGACGCCATGTACATCATCCGCTCGACGCCGTTCACCTCCTGCTCGATCGGCGCCGCGACGGTGTTGGCGACCACCTCGGCGTTCGCCCCGGGGTAGTTGGTGCTGACGGTAACCGTCGGCGGCGTGATGGACGGGTAGCGCTCGACCGGCAGCCGCCGCAGCGCGACGACGCCGAACAGCACCATGAGGATGGCGAGGACGTTGGCGAAGACGGGGCGGTCGATGAAGAAGCGCGAGATCATTCAGGTTCCGCGTAATGCCCACACCCGGCGAACGGCCGGCGTCAGCCGGCTGGTCGTTGCCCCAGGCACTTGTACCAACCACCAGCCGGCTGACGCCGGCCGTTCGCCGGCGCGGTCGTCATTTGGCCCGCGGCGGCCCGTTCAATTCGTACACCTGGGGCTCGACCGGCGCGCCCGGCCGCACCCGCTGCAAGCCGTCGATCACGACC carries:
- a CDS encoding efflux RND transporter permease subunit is translated as MISRFFIDRPVFANVLAILMVLFGVVALRRLPVERYPSITPPTVTVSTNYPGANAEVVANTVAAPIEQEVNGVERMMYMASTSSADGSYQLTITFEIGTNLDDAQVLVQNRLRVAEPRLPEEVRRQGVTVKKQSPSILLVVSLTSKDGTFDGLFLSNYANLRLRDELSRVDGVGDVLAKGVGSYAMRVWVDPDKLAARQITTNEVVGALARHNVQVAAGQVGQPPNPSGQAFQLTVTTMGRLTDVKQFEEVIVKAGAEGRTVYLRDVAKVELGAQTYDSYTERSSLEASNILIYQLPGSNALDVATRVREAMERIKPTLPDGMEYDIPFDTTKFVDRAITNVYRTLIEAGVLVLIVILVFLQSWRALLVPATTVPVTIIGAFVFLWLFDFSVNLLTLFGLILAIGIVVDDAIVIVENASHHIEHGTAPREATIKAMGEVTGPVIAITVVLMAVFIPTAFMGGITGQMYRQFALTIAATAIISAVNALTLKPAQCAAWLKPHAGKNWFTRGFDFFYKPVERLYSWSVGLLLTVWPLVLAAFVGIVGFTGWWYTTIPTGFLPTEDEGYAVIAVQLPDSASLDRTKAVTDKMNKVFAKYKDRGVVENWFTIGGLSLLDGVNAPNGATAFVAWSDWAKRTTPETSQAALVKELQGELFAFREANIFVIVPPSIQGLGFAGGFELKIEDKEGVGLDVLQERTQAVIDTAAKTRPEIAPPPAIRTTFRAGVPQIYLEIDRAKSEQLGVLISDVFSTLQTNLGSVYVNDFNKFGRTYQVRVQAQPEFRADAEVIRRLEVRNRDGKRVPLGTLLTVEPKVGPPAIARYNLYPSATISGATAPGASSGQALEAMEEVAKEVLPKSMGFEWTSIAYQERRVSGGAYTVFGLAVPEAVMIFGLAVLLVYLVLAAQYESWLLPFAVILVVPLGLLGVVAAVWYRGLENNIYTQIGVVLIIALASKNAILIVEFARELRLAGRSIREAAVEASRLRFRPILMTSIAFILGVVPLVRATGAGAASRQALGTAVFGGMVTATVLAVFFVPIFYLVIQTISEWISGPPRTPGEPKPADVPAKVLHANSPNGTGANGTHGPPWKAEPAPAGAGDLNHPDRDGH